The nucleotide window TCAAAAACCAGAGCCCCCCGTTCCACCCAAGTTCCACCGTTGCAGCCAGTGTCTGGAGCAGTTCTCCAAACTGACAGATTTTCGTACGCACGTCTGCCTGAACGGCTCAAACCACTGTGATCACTGCGACCAATCATTTGCAACAGCAAAGGCCCTTCAAATCCACTCGAAAATGCACGAAGTGGATTCCAACGAGCCTGACCGCCAGTTCATCTGCACCACCTGTGGTACCAAGTTCTCCTCCCATAAGAGTTTGCGCCTGCACTCTCGTATGCACGCTCCGGTGCGCGAGAGGCACGTGGAGGCGCCCGAAGGCGACCCAGACGCTACCTTCACGTGCTTCGAATGTGGAAAATCCTTCTCCGAGTCCTACAGGAGCGCTCACATGGCTCTGCATACAGAAGACTCTGTCACCTGCACGATATGcaatagaaaatttgattctgcTGATTCTTTAGCAATGCATGCAGCTGTACATCCGGAGCTGGGGATCTCCGAGCCCCGCAGGAATCAAGGGAGGAAACCCTGGAAGAAGGCGAAAGCGCCCAGCCACAGTGAGAATCCTTCGGAGGGGGCCGAGGAGGAAACTGAGGATGACAAGAGCAAGgacaaggacaatggggaCCTCTCGAAACCTTATCAGTGCCAGCACTGCGGGAGGAGGTTCACCAGACCTCATGAGAAGGTGAAACACGAGAGGATTCACACTGGAGAGAAGCCACATGCCTGTGAGGTGGGTGAATTTTGTTTCCCCCCGAATTATCGTTATTTAATGTGATATCACAatgttttcatttccctccaggTCTGTGGAAAAACTTTCCGTGTCTCTTACTGCCTGACCCTTCACATGAGGACGCACACAGGGGTCCGGCCCTACGAGTGTAAACATTGTGGCAAACGCTTCAAAGCCTCATCAGTTTACAATCATCACTTGCTTACCCACGGCGAGGAGAGGGCGTATAAATGTCCGTTCTGTGTGAAGACATTTAAAACCCGTGTGCAATTAGCTGGTCACAAAAATAGTCACACTAAACCATTCAGGTGTACCGAGTGCTCGAGGCCATTTGCCTCGTTATACGCCGCCAGGGCCCACATCGCCACCCACAAGAAAGACAACAATTTGAAATTCAGTTGCTATATCTGCGGTGCCTCCTACGGGCGTGCATTCGCTCTCAATGATCACATGAAGGTCCATGGCAGTGAGGCGGTTGCAACCCCGGAGCCTGCACGCGAGGAAGTTATCCATGAGGACTTTCTCCTCGAGGAGGACATAACTGAGCAGGAGCTCAGTCAGGAAATCAATCCCGATTtgcaattgaatgaaaatggtTTGATCAAGAAATTCGTGGACTGTGATTGAGATAATTATTGTTTGTGCGGGGAgaaaggaattttttcaaaagtcTCCTAAATAATTTTGGGAACAATGGATTCCGCCGAGGAGTCGAAAGAGCTGGGGACCTTCGATAATATAGTTTGCGAAAACGGGACTGATCGCTTATTGTAGAACTTTTCACGAGAATTTTTATCCtattttgagaaatatttctaGCACATTTAGCttgcaaacaaaaatattttccaattgtgTCAAAAAACATCTAAATAAAGTGGGCCCAATCTCGTTTTCGAGGTCAATGACGGCCGAATTCTGTCGAAGGTTCAATCACTGCTTGTTTAGACgaattattgtatttttagtTGTGTACTCAATTACCTTGGACTGGAATTTTAACGATTCTTTTCATCCAAGTGCccttaataaatttataatgcgATCAAATATGTTGTGTGAGGTATACTTTTAATTATCAGAGTCAagctagagcaaaaagggcccagatttgggatcaaccCGTTTtttgcccctatctttggaactatcatagctaggacaatttggctggcgccattggattcgtgagacgatttccgatttttctaggggtccgggaattttctaaagtcgattttttgtggacccagcgccacatgtacagcttaccttttcctctcgacagttgaatccctgcacaccggtgctctcaacgtttgaaaattctctgtacagttgatcatttgtacttTAGTCTATCTTCTTCGATATAGACCAAAGCAAAGGCTCATATTCATGTTGGCATGAGCCCCAATGGAGCGAGGCGCCACCGTCGATAATAAATTGTGGTGGggaataatcaaaatttttatttgattgtatTCGATGATTACGTACAATGGATATGTAGACACGAGCAAACCTTTATATTCCTGCTGTATTATAAACGATTTTCTACAAAACTAGCTACAGTTCaatacaagaaaaaaaatttttttttttcggtaaaaCGTCATCATGAACAAAGTTCAAATAGTGATTATCGATTATCCGCAAAACTACAAATAAAATCAAGACATCTACAATGATGTACTAACCATGTACAATCATGTACGTCAGTTAGTTTTTCCATTTGCAACCGCTTGCCGACTAAGTATATTGTGGTAGACAATTCAATAATAGCAAATGGCGGGTGAAATAATAACAGATGATTGAACCACTATCTACCTCCCACTACCACAATCTTCCAATCACTCTCTCCCCCAACTCAACGCGCATTTATCTGTCATAAATAGAGTAGGAGAACGCCGCTGACAGTGGTGTGGGTAAACGTAGATCTCATCCAGACGTTTCAGAACCCCTCGAGAGTGTACCCCACTTGCTCTTCCGGGCCAAGTAAATAAATCATCGTTCcgtcgaaaaaatttactttccaCCAGTGATCAACTGATAAATCCTGTTTTCGGGAATTTCGTGTGAGGTTAGGTCCAGGTGAACTGTCGATTCGTAGGATCTCCAGTCATTCAACCCCaaaaataacaacaacaaGAAAACAAATAGTTGCAGAAAGTGACTCTCCGACGATATTTCTCGTCAATCGTATTTTTGTCAGTGACTCTTTCATTATTTAGTTGGCGAGAGTAATGCCATGATACTTCTCGTGTAAAGAGCAAGATTTCTCTCTGGTGAAGTGGGGGAGCAAGGatttggagaaattttttgggTTATTTTTGGAGGAACATG belongs to Diachasmimorpha longicaudata isolate KC_UGA_2023 chromosome 10, iyDiaLong2, whole genome shotgun sequence and includes:
- the LOC135166835 gene encoding zinc finger protein 595-like codes for the protein MGSSLLVCPMCCGETFNSSQSLKYHLLSMTDNLYCPGCSQRSESVAALIQHLDACGTGDNVTFEETVNDDKIGEDEVLMDTNVEQIHESFLASVNNEGIMIVGGPRSLEVDDDGEIKVVQKMGSDTEMEESILPDNEYEDLENIDGNEKNSEKSTISRKDTSDNAPVISIPEKADDTSNDNVIGIYTDESTEYFKDQENLIEITQDEDTRDIGEDEFMKIDATALYSCSSCGMGFNSVLDHIKQYHDGQEVVLEMADESPTLPEEPAVPEEPVAKAKQRQKMNTIKTEECIDSEGRLYTRKVVQIEPFWDKSNRQGDNSKTASMIEKFFFNTEGVKTCQKPEPPVPPKFHRCSQCLEQFSKLTDFRTHVCLNGSNHCDHCDQSFATAKALQIHSKMHEVDSNEPDRQFICTTCGTKFSSHKSLRLHSRMHAPVRERHVEAPEGDPDATFTCFECGKSFSESYRSAHMALHTEDSVTCTICNRKFDSADSLAMHAAVHPELGISEPRRNQGRKPWKKAKAPSHSENPSEGAEEETEDDKSKDKDNGDLSKPYQCQHCGRRFTRPHEKVKHERIHTGEKPHACEVCGKTFRVSYCLTLHMRTHTGVRPYECKHCGKRFKASSVYNHHLLTHGEERAYKCPFCVKTFKTRVQLAGHKNSHTKPFRCTECSRPFASLYAARAHIATHKKDNNLKFSCYICGASYGRAFALNDHMKVHGSEAVATPEPAREEVIHEDFLLEEDITEQELSQEINPDLQLNENGLIKKFVDCD